A part of Streptomyces sp. NBC_01497 genomic DNA contains:
- a CDS encoding roadblock/LC7 domain-containing protein: MLADLADSVPQTRHVIVLSSDGLKMAQHSTQTDTADRLAAACAGLQSLAAAVASELPSGSGKMRMLVIEMDGGFFYLMAAGAGAYLAVLANDGVDAGLMGQRMRDLVLRIGEHLNSPPRHDVHAT, translated from the coding sequence ATGCTCGCGGACCTGGCGGACAGCGTCCCGCAGACCCGCCACGTGATCGTCCTGTCGTCCGACGGGCTGAAGATGGCCCAGCACAGCACGCAGACCGACACCGCGGACCGGCTCGCTGCCGCCTGCGCGGGCCTGCAGAGCCTGGCGGCTGCCGTCGCCTCTGAACTCCCCTCCGGATCGGGGAAGATGAGGATGCTCGTCATCGAGATGGACGGTGGGTTCTTCTACCTGATGGCGGCGGGTGCCGGCGCCTATCTGGCGGTGCTCGCCAACGACGGGGTGGACGCAGGACTGATGGGGCAGCGTATGCGGGACCTGGTACTTCGGATCGGGGAGCATCTCAACAGTCCGCCGCGACACGACGTGCACGCCACGTGA
- a CDS encoding DUF742 domain-containing protein, with product MSGPGRGWEEESPERLYIITGGRSGSTGQKPLDLVTLIVARSGPTPGMSPEQSVILRLCQSPLSVAEISSYTALPMSAVTVLLGDLLAEEHVLARPPIPQVKLPDPALIKAVIDGLQKL from the coding sequence GTGAGCGGACCGGGCCGCGGTTGGGAGGAAGAGAGTCCCGAGCGGCTGTATATCATCACCGGTGGTCGCAGTGGTTCCACGGGTCAGAAGCCTCTCGACCTGGTCACGTTGATCGTGGCCAGGTCCGGGCCGACGCCCGGCATGTCCCCCGAGCAGTCGGTGATCCTCCGGCTCTGCCAGTCACCGTTGTCGGTGGCGGAGATCTCCTCCTACACCGCGTTGCCGATGAGCGCGGTGACCGTGCTGCTCGGCGATCTCCTGGCTGAGGAGCACGTGCTGGCTCGTCCGCCGATACCTCAGGTCAAGCTCCCCGACCCGGCATTGATTAAGGCAGTGATCGATGGACTTCAGAAGCTCTGA
- a CDS encoding cytochrome P450 yields MSTPPTPPPGCPAHVSDTNGTRRLYGPEADGDPKGLYEKLRAEHGPVAPVLVHGDLPAWLVLGYRENLEVARTPSRFARDSRVWRDMAEGKVPADHPLGPMVSWWPVVNFTDGEVHERLSSAVMDALQGFDRRGIRRYITRFAHQLVDEFSEKGHADLVADFAAQLPTLVMTQLIGAPEEAGPLLVRAAQDMVNATETALESDRYVTSVLQQLLETKTATPGRDITSWLLAHESRLSPEEVLAHVRVILIAAVQTTANLIANTLEMVLTDGRFRADLSGGHMTLPDALEQVLWDQPPINTVLGRWATGDTVLGGQEIKAGDMLLLGLAAANVDPDASIRPDAAPVHGNRAHLAFSAGPHECPGQDIGRAIADTGIEVLLARLPDLEPSVAPGELQRSGTLMFQQLTGLPVSFTPRPRREAAAPAVPAAMPPVVVPAAMPPVAVQTQAAPDAAPVSAGTPRRRSWWKRLLRRS; encoded by the coding sequence GTGAGCACTCCCCCCACCCCACCCCCCGGCTGCCCGGCGCACGTCTCTGACACCAATGGGACGAGGCGGCTGTACGGGCCCGAGGCCGACGGCGACCCCAAGGGCCTGTACGAGAAGCTGCGGGCCGAACACGGTCCGGTGGCCCCGGTCCTGGTGCACGGGGACCTGCCCGCCTGGCTCGTCCTGGGGTATCGGGAGAACCTGGAGGTGGCCAGGACACCGTCCCGCTTCGCCCGCGACTCGCGCGTCTGGCGCGACATGGCCGAGGGCAAGGTCCCTGCCGACCACCCGCTGGGCCCCATGGTCTCCTGGTGGCCTGTGGTCAACTTCACTGACGGCGAGGTGCACGAGCGGCTGAGCAGTGCGGTCATGGATGCCCTGCAGGGCTTCGACCGTCGCGGCATCCGCCGCTACATCACCCGTTTCGCCCACCAGCTGGTCGACGAGTTCTCCGAGAAGGGCCACGCCGACCTGGTCGCCGACTTCGCGGCTCAGTTGCCCACACTGGTCATGACGCAGCTCATCGGCGCTCCGGAGGAGGCCGGGCCGCTGCTGGTGCGGGCAGCCCAGGACATGGTCAACGCCACGGAGACCGCGCTGGAGAGTGACCGCTACGTCACTTCCGTACTGCAGCAACTCCTGGAGACCAAGACCGCCACTCCGGGCAGGGACATCACGTCCTGGTTGCTGGCGCACGAGTCGCGGCTGAGTCCCGAGGAGGTGCTCGCGCACGTACGGGTCATCCTCATCGCGGCCGTGCAGACCACGGCGAACCTCATCGCGAACACGCTGGAGATGGTGCTCACCGACGGCAGGTTCCGCGCCGACCTCTCCGGCGGCCACATGACACTGCCGGACGCCCTGGAGCAGGTGCTGTGGGACCAGCCGCCGATCAACACCGTGCTGGGCCGCTGGGCGACCGGCGACACCGTGCTCGGTGGCCAGGAGATCAAGGCCGGTGACATGCTGTTGCTGGGCCTGGCCGCGGCCAACGTCGACCCCGACGCGTCGATCCGCCCCGACGCGGCGCCCGTGCACGGCAACCGCGCGCACCTCGCGTTCAGCGCCGGCCCGCACGAATGCCCGGGGCAGGACATCGGCCGGGCCATCGCGGACACCGGCATCGAGGTCCTCCTCGCGCGTCTGCCCGATCTCGAACCCTCTGTTGCCCCGGGCGAGCTGCAGCGCAGCGGAACGTTGATGTTCCAGCAACTGACCGGGCTGCCCGTGTCGTTCACCCCCCGCCCTCGACGCGAGGCTGCCGCGCCGGCGGTGCCTGCGGCCATGCCGCCGGTAGTCGTGCCTGCGGCCATGCCGCCGGTCGCGGTACAGACCCAGGCAGCGCCGGACGCCGCTCCCGTCTCCGCGGGGACCCCGCGGCGCCGGTCGTGGTGGAAGCGCCTGCTCCGGCGCAGCTAG
- a CDS encoding phosphatase PAP2 family protein, whose amino-acid sequence MSGRQRTPYRRGGPDPGRLGGRAPLLLGPACLLAFAALAAAVTTSSTVPLPGDASVAHWAVTHRPAVAVATARALTSTGTGAVPYLLAALAGLVAGPGLLAGGQGPRARGWGAVICSAVLLAGQGLRLVALAAIARPRPPAADWATHASNWSFPSGHATTSAITAGLLVGAVLVRAPRFRGTLVALVLCWGVAVGLTRAYLAVHWASDVVGGWLFATAWLCLCALLLGRPARLARREVSGPEPSHVACPPRDGQHGGAAVPDDEHPRPRRDDPRKDHG is encoded by the coding sequence ATGAGCGGACGACAGAGAACTCCGTACCGACGGGGAGGCCCGGACCCGGGCAGGCTCGGCGGGCGCGCGCCGCTGCTGCTCGGGCCGGCCTGCCTCCTCGCCTTCGCCGCACTCGCCGCGGCGGTCACGACGTCCTCGACCGTGCCACTGCCGGGCGACGCGTCCGTCGCTCACTGGGCGGTGACTCACCGCCCGGCGGTCGCCGTCGCCACGGCGCGGGCCCTCACCTCGACCGGTACGGGGGCGGTTCCGTATCTGCTGGCGGCCCTGGCGGGACTGGTCGCCGGGCCGGGCCTTCTCGCAGGAGGGCAGGGCCCACGCGCGCGAGGGTGGGGCGCGGTCATCTGCTCGGCCGTGCTCCTGGCCGGGCAGGGACTGCGGCTCGTGGCACTCGCCGCGATCGCGCGCCCCCGCCCGCCCGCGGCCGACTGGGCGACCCATGCGTCGAACTGGTCCTTCCCGTCCGGGCACGCCACGACGTCAGCGATCACGGCGGGCCTGCTCGTCGGCGCCGTCCTGGTCCGCGCGCCGCGCTTCCGCGGCACGCTGGTCGCGCTGGTCCTCTGCTGGGGCGTCGCGGTCGGGCTGACGCGCGCGTACCTCGCGGTCCACTGGGCGAGTGACGTCGTGGGGGGCTGGCTGTTCGCGACGGCCTGGCTCTGTCTGTGCGCCCTGCTGCTCGGCCGGCCGGCGCGCCTCGCGCGGCGCGAGGTGTCAGGCCCCGAGCCGTCGCACGTGGCATGTCCGCCCCGGGACGGGCAGCACGGCGGGGCTGCGGTCCCGGACGACGAGCACCCGAGGCCGCGACGCGACGATCCCCGAAAGGACCACGGGTGA
- a CDS encoding GTP-binding protein, with protein sequence MDFRSSEPLPEGPRPEDVLPATAATAAKVLIVGGFGVGKTTLVGAVSEIRPLRTEETMTQAGIGVDDTAGVEGKTHTTVALDFGRISINQELILYLFGTPGQERFWFLWRGLFEGALGAVVLVDTARLEVSFDAMGLLEERGVPFLVAVNSFPNAPRYDVKELRSALDLPEHVPIHFCDARKREDSRDVLIALMRYLYSLSATSEAS encoded by the coding sequence ATGGACTTCAGAAGCTCTGAGCCGCTCCCCGAGGGCCCGCGGCCGGAAGACGTACTGCCGGCGACCGCGGCCACCGCGGCCAAGGTGTTGATCGTTGGTGGGTTCGGGGTCGGCAAGACGACCCTGGTCGGCGCGGTGAGTGAGATTCGGCCCCTGAGGACCGAGGAGACCATGACGCAGGCCGGCATCGGCGTCGACGACACAGCAGGGGTCGAAGGCAAGACGCACACCACGGTCGCGCTGGACTTCGGCCGGATCAGCATCAACCAGGAGCTGATCCTCTACCTCTTCGGAACCCCGGGCCAGGAGCGTTTCTGGTTCCTGTGGCGCGGACTGTTCGAAGGAGCGCTGGGGGCCGTTGTGCTGGTCGACACCGCCCGGCTGGAGGTGAGTTTCGACGCCATGGGCCTGCTCGAAGAGCGCGGTGTGCCCTTCCTGGTCGCGGTCAACTCCTTCCCCAACGCGCCCCGCTACGACGTGAAGGAGTTGCGCAGCGCCCTGGACCTGCCGGAACACGTCCCCATCCACTTCTGCGACGCCCGCAAGCGCGAGGACAGCCGGGACGTCCTGATCGCGCTCATGCGCTACCTCTACTCCCTCTCCGCTACTTCGGAGGCATCGTGA
- a CDS encoding ABC transporter ATP-binding protein has product MITAHSLTKRYGDRVAVEDLSFTVRPGTVTGFLGPNGAGKSTTMRMILGLDAPTSGHAIVNGKRYAEHTAPLHEVGAMLEARAIHTGRSAYNHLLALAATTGIPRRRVDEVIAIVGLREVARKRAGAFSLGMGQRLGIASALLGDPATLVLDEPVNGLDPEGILWIRNLLKGLASEGRTVLVSSHLMSEMALTAEHLIVIGRGRLIADTSVEEFVQSATGSSVRVRTDEADRLRTLLTGPDVTVAPSAHGVLDVTGLSSDRIGRTAAAHGIALAELTPQRASLEEAFMELTKDSVEYRTPTRASEGLPA; this is encoded by the coding sequence ATGATCACAGCTCACTCGCTCACGAAACGCTATGGCGACCGCGTCGCGGTGGAGGACCTCAGCTTCACCGTCCGCCCCGGAACGGTGACCGGCTTCCTCGGCCCGAACGGCGCGGGGAAATCCACCACCATGCGCATGATCCTCGGCCTGGACGCACCGACGTCCGGCCACGCGATCGTCAACGGGAAACGCTACGCGGAACACACGGCTCCCCTGCACGAGGTCGGTGCCATGCTGGAGGCTCGCGCCATCCACACCGGCAGGAGCGCGTACAACCACCTCTTGGCCCTCGCGGCCACCACCGGCATCCCGCGACGCCGCGTGGACGAGGTCATCGCCATCGTCGGCCTGCGAGAAGTGGCCCGCAAACGCGCCGGCGCCTTCTCGCTCGGCATGGGCCAGCGGCTCGGGATCGCCAGCGCACTGCTGGGCGACCCGGCCACCCTGGTCCTCGACGAGCCGGTCAACGGCCTCGACCCCGAGGGCATCCTCTGGATCCGCAACCTCCTGAAGGGACTGGCGTCGGAAGGACGGACGGTCCTGGTCTCCTCACACCTGATGTCGGAGATGGCCCTCACCGCAGAGCACTTGATCGTCATCGGGCGCGGCAGGCTGATCGCCGACACCTCGGTGGAGGAGTTCGTCCAGAGCGCGACCGGCAGTTCCGTGCGCGTACGCACCGACGAGGCGGACCGGCTGCGGACACTGTTGACGGGCCCGGACGTCACGGTGGCACCGTCGGCCCACGGAGTGCTGGACGTGACCGGCCTCAGCAGTGACCGGATCGGCCGGACCGCCGCCGCCCACGGGATCGCCCTGGCCGAACTGACACCGCAACGCGCTTCGCTGGAAGAGGCGTTCATGGAGCTGACCAAGGACTCCGTGGAATACAGGACCCCCACCCGCGCGAGCGAAGGACTTCCCGCATGA
- a CDS encoding polysaccharide deacetylase family protein gives MVTGHLTATATATATAAVTATAAVAVVGAAAGAFSGLGGAGRAGAAVLTASGALAALTTVHAAPAVSTFGPLRNRFMPALAGRGDPGHVALTFDDGPDPQSTPHFLRLLERAGVRATFFLLGEMLVHAPGLARDIASAGHEIGVHGWAHRPALLRGPRATAADIARVHDVAAHVLGTPPTLFRPPYGVFSASAYLACRALGMRPVLWTAWGEDWRRGATPRSVHDTVMRSLRGGGTVLLHDSDCTSAPGSWRVTLGAVPRLLDTCAERGWRVGPLRDHGRQERHRS, from the coding sequence ATGGTGACCGGGCACCTCACAGCAACAGCAACAGCAACAGCAACAGCGGCTGTGACTGCGACGGCGGCCGTGGCCGTCGTGGGCGCCGCTGCCGGGGCGTTCTCCGGGCTCGGTGGTGCGGGCCGGGCCGGGGCCGCCGTGCTCACCGCTTCGGGCGCTCTCGCCGCCCTGACGACGGTGCACGCGGCGCCCGCGGTATCCACGTTCGGGCCCCTGCGCAACCGGTTCATGCCCGCACTCGCCGGCCGGGGCGACCCCGGGCACGTGGCGCTCACGTTCGACGACGGGCCCGACCCTCAGTCCACTCCGCACTTCCTGCGACTGTTGGAACGCGCCGGTGTCCGCGCCACCTTCTTCCTGTTGGGTGAGATGCTCGTGCACGCTCCCGGGCTCGCGCGGGACATCGCCTCGGCAGGCCACGAGATCGGTGTGCACGGCTGGGCCCACCGTCCCGCACTGCTGCGCGGGCCCCGAGCCACCGCTGCGGACATCGCCCGGGTGCACGATGTGGCGGCGCACGTGCTCGGTACACCGCCCACGCTGTTCCGTCCGCCCTACGGGGTGTTCAGTGCCTCCGCGTACCTGGCCTGCCGCGCACTCGGCATGCGGCCCGTCCTGTGGACGGCGTGGGGTGAGGACTGGCGGCGCGGCGCCACGCCGCGCTCCGTGCACGACACCGTCATGCGGTCCCTGCGCGGTGGCGGCACCGTCCTGCTCCATGACTCCGACTGCACGTCGGCCCCCGGCTCGTGGCGGGTGACACTGGGTGCCGTGCCGCGGCTCCTGGACACGTGTGCGGAACGCGGCTGGCGAGTCGGACCACTGCGCGACCACGGCCGACAGGAACGCCACAGGTCATAG
- a CDS encoding MGDG synthase family glycosyltransferase codes for MPAIRASRRITVISASVGAGHDGAAAELTRRLEAAGFAVDRYDFVDLLPYGLGRLLSGAYHRLLVLAPSLYQWIYAAMGRTGRPGLVLRLLLRRAERRTALTVTPATSAVVATYPAAGQVLGALRERGALEVPAITYLTDFSVHPLWVAPGVDVHLAAHDVPAGEARALGARGVHVAGPVAGPAFGPVDESERRAIRERFALPSDSVLALLVAGSWGVGQVRRAASEIRDGGTAVPVVVCGTNAALLRRLRAEGFAHVRGWEPDMGALMRACDVLVQNAGGMTSLEAFATGLPVLSYRCIPGHGRTNAAALEAAGLAPWVRDDDELDTAIVELTTGARGERQRATGLALFPPGAGPAGAIATAAGGAEAPRVPRPARVPAVAPSGHAATVTRTARVTRAAAQVRRPRPTFVAATGLALTLALGIGAPLANAAGASVPVRLTTAAHRFLEDHAW; via the coding sequence ATGCCCGCTATCCGCGCCTCCCGGCGCATTACGGTCATCTCGGCGAGCGTGGGCGCGGGCCACGACGGCGCGGCGGCCGAGCTGACCCGGCGGCTGGAGGCCGCCGGATTCGCCGTCGACCGGTACGACTTCGTGGACCTGCTGCCGTACGGACTCGGGCGGCTGCTGTCGGGCGCGTACCACCGGCTGCTCGTCCTCGCCCCCTCGCTCTACCAGTGGATCTACGCGGCGATGGGCAGGACGGGCCGGCCCGGCCTCGTGCTGCGGCTGCTGCTGCGCCGAGCCGAGCGCCGCACGGCGCTGACGGTGACACCCGCGACATCTGCCGTTGTGGCGACCTATCCGGCGGCAGGGCAGGTGCTGGGGGCGCTGCGCGAGCGCGGCGCGCTGGAGGTGCCGGCGATCACCTATCTGACGGACTTCTCCGTCCACCCCCTCTGGGTCGCTCCGGGAGTCGACGTGCACCTCGCTGCGCATGACGTGCCGGCCGGGGAGGCGCGGGCCCTCGGCGCGCGGGGGGTGCACGTGGCGGGACCGGTGGCCGGGCCCGCGTTCGGTCCGGTGGACGAGTCCGAACGGCGCGCGATTCGCGAGCGGTTCGCACTCCCGTCCGACTCGGTCCTCGCCCTGCTCGTGGCCGGTTCCTGGGGAGTCGGCCAGGTGCGCAGGGCGGCGTCCGAGATACGTGACGGTGGCACGGCCGTGCCGGTGGTGGTCTGCGGGACCAACGCGGCCCTGCTGCGGCGGCTACGCGCCGAGGGTTTCGCGCACGTGCGCGGTTGGGAGCCCGACATGGGTGCCCTGATGCGAGCTTGCGACGTCCTGGTGCAGAACGCCGGCGGGATGACCTCGTTGGAGGCCTTCGCCACCGGGCTTCCCGTCCTGAGCTACCGATGCATACCCGGTCACGGCCGGACGAACGCGGCGGCGCTGGAAGCGGCCGGGCTTGCGCCGTGGGTACGTGATGACGATGAACTCGACACGGCCATCGTCGAGTTGACGACCGGCGCTCGTGGGGAGCGGCAACGGGCCACGGGGCTTGCTCTGTTCCCACCCGGGGCGGGGCCGGCGGGCGCCATCGCGACGGCCGCCGGAGGGGCCGAGGCGCCCCGTGTGCCACGTCCGGCCCGGGTCCCGGCCGTCGCCCCGAGTGGCCACGCGGCGACGGTGACCCGTACGGCGCGCGTGACACGCGCCGCCGCCCAGGTACGCCGGCCTCGGCCGACGTTCGTGGCGGCCACGGGACTTGCCCTGACGCTCGCGCTGGGCATCGGGGCCCCGCTGGCGAACGCGGCCGGTGCCTCCGTGCCGGTGCGCCTGACCACTGCAGCCCACCGATTCCTGGAGGACCACGCATGGTGA
- a CDS encoding sensor histidine kinase → MVRKESPPGAAGSEASRLWLLPAVATAAVAALIGYLVPSSARTLVVVLGVVAVVVTAAVGGVAARRGRRIKELTATVAAQRTALSQQENATVRLAGVLLPEAMERLRKGEFQEDVLASLTAGYGLESGLTAEFQAAHRAVLTSVLDAVSAEEDLRESAQRAFVNVARRIQAFVHQQALELRQMEDRHGQVPEVFGDLLELDHGNSLIGRLAATIAVLGGARPGHQWRKPVPLYSVLRGAMGQIIPYQRVDLHSVSEVAVEGPGVGPLIHALAELLDNATRYSPPHTRVHLTTVEVQSGIAIEIEDGGVSMSEEARKRAERMLHQAQQGIDVADLGETPRLGLAAVGKLAQANGFTVSLRASAYGGVRAVLVVPQKLITTTTSVSGLARAHGIGTVSGPREETPESARPTSRPASGPAYVEDESDIGPEVPRANNGLPQRRRRAQISTPPPPSEKTSTESEPAAQPGEWFAAFSSAVSGDPSQHNTKPGSTGKGEQQ, encoded by the coding sequence ATGGTCCGCAAAGAATCACCGCCCGGAGCTGCAGGATCCGAGGCGTCGCGCCTATGGCTGCTGCCGGCCGTTGCGACGGCGGCGGTCGCTGCGCTGATCGGTTACCTGGTCCCGTCCTCGGCTCGCACGCTGGTCGTGGTGCTCGGTGTGGTGGCCGTCGTTGTGACGGCTGCCGTCGGGGGTGTCGCAGCGCGCCGAGGCAGGCGTATCAAGGAACTGACTGCCACCGTGGCCGCGCAGCGCACTGCGTTGTCACAGCAGGAGAACGCCACCGTGCGGCTGGCCGGCGTTCTGCTCCCCGAGGCGATGGAACGCCTGCGCAAGGGCGAGTTCCAGGAGGACGTGCTCGCCTCGCTGACGGCCGGATACGGTCTTGAGTCCGGCCTGACCGCCGAGTTCCAGGCGGCACACCGGGCGGTGCTGACATCGGTCCTCGACGCCGTGAGCGCCGAGGAGGACCTCCGTGAGTCCGCGCAGCGCGCCTTCGTCAACGTCGCCCGGCGTATCCAGGCCTTCGTCCACCAGCAGGCGCTGGAACTGCGGCAGATGGAAGACCGGCACGGGCAGGTACCGGAGGTCTTCGGCGATCTGCTGGAGCTGGACCACGGCAACTCGCTCATCGGACGACTCGCCGCGACGATCGCCGTGCTCGGTGGCGCACGTCCGGGTCACCAGTGGCGCAAGCCCGTTCCGCTGTACAGCGTGCTGCGCGGTGCCATGGGCCAGATCATCCCCTACCAGCGGGTCGATCTGCACTCGGTCTCCGAGGTCGCTGTCGAGGGTCCCGGTGTCGGGCCGCTGATCCACGCCCTGGCCGAGTTGCTCGACAACGCCACGCGGTACTCGCCGCCGCATACCCGGGTCCATCTGACCACGGTCGAGGTGCAGTCGGGTATCGCCATCGAGATCGAGGACGGCGGTGTCAGCATGAGTGAGGAGGCCCGCAAGCGGGCCGAGCGCATGCTGCACCAGGCGCAGCAGGGCATCGACGTGGCCGACCTGGGGGAGACCCCGCGTCTGGGGTTGGCTGCTGTCGGCAAGCTGGCGCAGGCCAACGGTTTCACGGTCTCGCTGAGGGCCTCCGCGTACGGTGGTGTGCGAGCCGTCCTGGTCGTCCCGCAGAAGCTGATCACCACCACCACGAGTGTGTCCGGGCTGGCGCGGGCGCACGGCATCGGCACCGTCTCCGGGCCGAGGGAGGAGACTCCCGAATCGGCGCGGCCCACTTCCCGCCCGGCCTCCGGCCCGGCATACGTCGAGGACGAGAGCGACATCGGCCCCGAGGTCCCACGCGCGAACAACGGCTTGCCGCAGCGCCGCCGCCGGGCCCAGATAAGCACGCCGCCTCCCCCGTCCGAAAAGACGTCGACCGAATCCGAGCCGGCAGCACAGCCCGGCGAATGGTTCGCCGCCTTCAGCAGTGCCGTTTCCGGTGACCCCTCGCAGCACAACACCAAGCCCGGCTCGACCGGCAAGGGGGAGCAGCAGTGA
- a CDS encoding ABC transporter permease — translation MSSLTTTGAPGSAPAILPRAGVSQARVLYSEWIKLRTLRSTFYTLLAAVIALIGFGTLFCAVTANRWPHMRAAEQSAFDPALTSLRGYFLAQLAIGVLGVLVMTGEYATGMIRATMSAVPRRLPVLWAKAVLYAAVTWVLTTLGALIAFLIGQAVLSSQHIETSLASPGVGRLVLGTGLYLTVVGLLGVAIGSLIRNTAGGIATVFGLLLVVPVLAEALPSSWSNAISPYLPSNAGQAVIALHQEPHTLAPWTGIGLFLLYALAALAAAAVLLKRRDT, via the coding sequence ATGAGCAGCCTCACCACGACCGGAGCGCCCGGAAGCGCCCCCGCCATTCTCCCCCGGGCCGGGGTCAGCCAGGCACGCGTCCTGTACTCCGAATGGATCAAACTGCGGACCCTGCGGTCCACCTTCTACACGCTCCTCGCCGCCGTGATCGCGCTGATCGGCTTCGGCACACTCTTCTGCGCTGTGACCGCCAATCGCTGGCCGCACATGCGTGCCGCCGAGCAATCGGCCTTCGACCCGGCCCTGACCAGCCTGCGCGGCTACTTCCTCGCCCAGTTGGCCATCGGCGTACTCGGCGTACTGGTGATGACCGGGGAGTACGCGACCGGGATGATCCGCGCCACCATGTCGGCCGTGCCGCGCCGGCTCCCGGTGCTGTGGGCCAAGGCAGTGCTCTACGCGGCCGTCACCTGGGTGCTGACGACCCTCGGTGCACTGATCGCCTTCCTGATCGGGCAGGCCGTCCTGTCCTCGCAGCACATCGAGACCTCGCTCGCTTCCCCCGGCGTCGGTCGTCTGGTGCTCGGAACGGGTCTGTACCTGACGGTCGTCGGACTGCTCGGCGTCGCGATCGGCTCACTGATCCGCAACACGGCGGGCGGGATCGCGACGGTCTTCGGCCTGTTGCTGGTGGTACCCGTACTCGCGGAGGCCCTGCCGTCGTCCTGGAGCAACGCCATCAGCCCCTACCTCCCCAGCAATGCGGGGCAGGCCGTCATCGCCCTGCACCAGGAACCCCACACTCTTGCGCCGTGGACCGGAATCGGGCTCTTCCTCCTGTACGCGCTGGCAGCCCTGGCCGCGGCAGCCGTGCTGCTGAAGCGGCGCGACACGTAA